In the genome of Bradyrhizobium arachidis, one region contains:
- a CDS encoding DUF938 domain-containing protein: protein MADYVVEFGRDGGRVEPDGRLDAPAFHRNHEPLWAALEQHLAGLTGNVVEVGSGTGQHVVHFARQTPDLVWWPSDLNQRHLKSIEAWRVHSGLQNIRSPLRIDLTDPDWCPEMRSGQAPTSLAALFCANVIHIAPWSVAEGLFAGAGRYLRPDGKLFLYGPFKRDGKHTALSNAVFDTSLREGNPEWGVRDVGDVEKLATAVGLRLVDTIEMPANNLTLVFSRG from the coding sequence TTGGCTGACTATGTCGTCGAATTTGGCAGGGACGGCGGACGGGTCGAACCGGACGGGCGGCTCGATGCGCCGGCATTTCATCGCAATCACGAGCCGCTCTGGGCGGCGCTGGAGCAGCATCTTGCTGGTCTCACCGGCAACGTTGTCGAGGTCGGCAGCGGAACCGGCCAGCACGTGGTCCATTTCGCCCGCCAGACGCCGGACCTCGTCTGGTGGCCGAGTGATCTCAACCAGCGGCATCTGAAGAGCATCGAGGCTTGGCGGGTCCATTCGGGCCTGCAAAACATCCGCTCGCCGCTGCGGATCGATCTCACCGATCCCGACTGGTGCCCGGAGATGCGAAGCGGGCAGGCGCCGACCAGCCTTGCCGCCTTGTTCTGCGCCAACGTCATCCATATCGCGCCATGGAGCGTGGCCGAGGGCCTGTTCGCCGGCGCCGGCCGCTACCTGCGCCCCGACGGCAAGCTGTTCCTCTACGGCCCCTTCAAGCGCGACGGCAAGCACACCGCGCTCAGCAACGCCGTGTTCGACACGTCTTTACGCGAAGGCAATCCCGAATGGGGCGTGCGTGATGTCGGCGATGTCGAGAAGCTCGCAACGGCCGTGGGCCTTCGCTTGGTCGACACCATCGAGATGCCCGCGAACAATCTGACGCTGGTGTTTTCTAGAGGCTAG
- the soxX gene encoding sulfur oxidation c-type cytochrome SoxX: protein MTALPRTPVLYLLLALAAGLAASPARAQSAVAEGQKLAFDRGKGNCLTCHVIKGGDLPGTIGPELKDIKSKYPDRNELVAIIFDETKRNPQTMMPPFGRNRILTEQEISAIVDFLQTL, encoded by the coding sequence TTGACCGCCCTTCCCCGGACCCCCGTCCTTTACCTCCTGCTGGCGCTCGCCGCCGGCCTTGCCGCAAGCCCTGCGCGGGCGCAATCCGCTGTCGCCGAGGGCCAGAAGCTCGCCTTCGACCGCGGCAAGGGCAACTGCCTGACCTGCCATGTGATCAAGGGCGGCGACCTGCCGGGAACGATCGGCCCGGAGCTGAAGGACATCAAGTCAAAATACCCTGATCGCAACGAGCTGGTCGCGATCATCTTCGACGAGACCAAGCGCAACCCGCAGACCATGATGCCGCCGTTCGGCCGGAATCGGATTTTGACCGAACAGGAGATCAGCGCGATCGTTGATTTCCTGCAAACCCTGTGA
- the soxY gene encoding thiosulfate oxidation carrier protein SoxY, which translates to MTTTTGPLPTRRLILQGAAGVALLGLGNLPFGATSALAAANDKYPEEAFKLKNEADAIKALYGKTAELSDKIKLDAPEIAENGGVVPISVTTTLDKVTSISFFVAENPNALAASYRIPEGTLPSVANRLKMAKTTNVTAIVEADGKLYSATKEVKVTVGGCGG; encoded by the coding sequence ATGACCACCACCACCGGCCCTCTTCCGACGCGGCGCCTGATCCTTCAAGGCGCAGCCGGCGTCGCGCTGCTCGGCCTCGGCAATCTGCCGTTCGGCGCTACGTCGGCGCTCGCGGCGGCGAACGACAAATATCCGGAAGAGGCGTTCAAGCTGAAGAACGAAGCCGACGCGATCAAGGCGCTGTACGGCAAGACCGCCGAACTGTCCGACAAGATCAAGCTCGATGCGCCGGAGATCGCCGAGAATGGCGGCGTGGTGCCGATCTCGGTGACGACGACGCTCGACAAGGTCACCTCGATCTCGTTCTTCGTTGCCGAGAACCCGAACGCGCTCGCGGCGTCCTACAGGATTCCCGAGGGCACGCTGCCGAGCGTTGCCAATCGCCTGAAGATGGCCAAGACCACCAACGTGACCGCGATCGTGGAAGCCGACGGCAAGCTCTACAGCGCGACCAAAGAGGTCAAGGTCACCGTCGGCGGCTGCGGCGGTTAA
- the soxZ gene encoding thiosulfate oxidation carrier complex protein SoxZ gives MASSIRVRATANGDITEVQTLIQHPMDTGLVKDSKGELIPAHFIQRLKFECNGKDVFVADWGTAVSKDPYVKFSFKGAKKGDELKISWTDNKGASDTTTAKIS, from the coding sequence ATGGCATCCAGCATTCGCGTCCGCGCCACCGCCAACGGCGATATCACCGAGGTGCAGACACTGATCCAGCACCCCATGGACACCGGTCTCGTCAAGGACTCCAAGGGCGAGCTGATCCCTGCGCACTTCATCCAGCGGCTGAAGTTCGAATGCAACGGCAAGGACGTCTTCGTCGCCGATTGGGGCACAGCGGTCTCCAAGGACCCCTACGTCAAGTTCAGCTTCAAGGGCGCCAAGAAAGGCGACGAGCTCAAGATCTCCTGGACCGACAACAAGGGTGCGTCGGACACGACCACCGCGAAGATTTCGTGA
- the soxA gene encoding sulfur oxidation c-type cytochrome SoxA has translation MKARTSLLLGSLSAALVAFALTSPRVVAADKVDPVADAKTFQNFFFQKFADVKHEDFVNGPYSMNADMKRQWQEKEEFPPYEFALDAGKEMFATPFKNGKTYADCFPNGGIGIRQNYPYFDTGEGKVVTLELALNRCREANGEAPYSYVKDEMASLTAYMAFTSRGKPMDIKIPDDPRALEAFENGKRYFYTRRGQLNFSCASCHVQSPGERIRAEILAPALGILNAMPIYRSEWSGMGTISRRFVTCNSQTRAVPLEPQSDEYRDVEYFLSYVANGLPISGPGARP, from the coding sequence ATGAAGGCCCGCACCTCGCTCCTGCTTGGCTCGCTCAGCGCCGCGCTGGTCGCGTTCGCGCTGACCTCGCCGCGCGTGGTCGCGGCCGACAAGGTCGATCCGGTTGCCGATGCCAAGACGTTCCAGAACTTCTTCTTTCAGAAGTTTGCGGACGTGAAGCACGAGGACTTCGTCAACGGTCCCTACTCCATGAACGCCGACATGAAGCGGCAGTGGCAGGAGAAGGAGGAATTCCCGCCTTACGAGTTCGCGCTCGATGCCGGCAAGGAGATGTTCGCGACGCCGTTCAAGAACGGCAAGACCTATGCCGACTGCTTCCCGAACGGCGGCATCGGCATCCGCCAAAACTATCCCTATTTCGACACCGGGGAAGGCAAGGTCGTCACGCTGGAGCTTGCGCTCAACCGCTGCCGCGAGGCCAATGGGGAAGCCCCCTATTCCTACGTCAAGGACGAGATGGCCTCGCTGACCGCCTACATGGCGTTCACCTCGCGCGGCAAGCCGATGGACATCAAGATTCCCGACGATCCCCGCGCGCTCGAAGCCTTCGAGAACGGCAAGCGCTATTTCTACACCCGCCGCGGCCAGCTGAATTTCTCCTGCGCGAGCTGCCATGTGCAGAGCCCGGGCGAGCGCATCCGCGCCGAGATCCTGGCGCCCGCGCTCGGCATCCTCAACGCGATGCCGATCTACCGCTCCGAATGGAGCGGCATGGGCACGATCAGCCGCCGCTTCGTCACCTGCAACAGCCAGACCCGCGCGGTTCCCCTGGAGCCGCAGTCGGATGAATATCGCGACGTCGAGTATTTCCTCTCCTACGTCGCCAACGGCCTGCCGATTTCAGGCCCAGGGGCACGACCATGA
- the soxB gene encoding thiosulfohydrolase SoxB, with protein MAIRRRDFLKSTAAVATSLSLPRLARGAETASIYDLERFGNARILHTTDTHAQLNPVYFREPSVNIGIGEMAGRPPHLVGRAFLERFGIRSDSADAYAFTCFEFEKSAGRFGKLGGFAHLKTLIDRLRGDAGEKRSVLVDGGDLWQGTGLANTMQGRDMVEVANLLGIEAMTGHWEFTYGEQALRDNLERFKGEFLAQNVFLTEEAAFNDAPAFDKASGRVFKPSVIKELGSHRVAIIGQAFPYVPIAHPKRFTPDWTFGIREEELQKHVDGLRSTDKVDAVILLSHNGMDVDLKLASRVTGIDVILGGHTHDAVPQPIAVTNAGGTTLVTNAGSNGKFLGVLDLALEKGKVGDVRYHLLPVYSELLKPDPAMAELIGRLRAPHVTDWAEKIATPDRLLYRRDNFAGPMDELICTALRTELDAEIALSPGFRWGVTALSGQALTMEDVLAETAISYPETYVQEMTGAEIKNVLEDICDNLFNADPYYQQGGDMVRAGGLSYTCSPTNAIGSRISELKLSGGKAINASHRYKVAGWASVNGQQGAPVWDVVAKYLRSGRMLQERLGSGVTLKGVEGNPGIAG; from the coding sequence ATGGCCATCCGCCGCCGCGATTTCCTGAAGAGTACAGCCGCTGTCGCCACCTCGCTCAGCCTGCCCCGGCTTGCGCGCGGCGCCGAGACCGCGAGCATTTACGACCTCGAACGGTTCGGCAATGCGCGGATCCTGCACACCACCGACACGCATGCGCAGCTCAACCCGGTCTATTTCCGCGAGCCCAGCGTCAATATCGGCATCGGCGAGATGGCGGGGCGACCACCGCATCTGGTCGGCCGCGCTTTCCTGGAGCGGTTCGGCATCCGGTCCGACAGCGCCGATGCCTACGCCTTCACCTGCTTCGAGTTCGAGAAGTCCGCGGGCCGCTTCGGCAAGCTCGGCGGCTTTGCCCATCTGAAGACGCTGATCGACCGTTTGCGCGGCGATGCCGGCGAGAAGCGCTCGGTGCTCGTCGACGGTGGCGATCTCTGGCAGGGCACCGGGCTTGCCAACACCATGCAGGGCCGCGACATGGTCGAGGTCGCCAACCTGCTCGGCATCGAGGCGATGACCGGCCATTGGGAATTCACCTATGGCGAGCAGGCGCTGCGCGACAATCTCGAGCGCTTCAAGGGCGAGTTTCTGGCGCAGAACGTTTTCCTCACCGAGGAAGCCGCGTTCAACGATGCGCCCGCCTTCGACAAGGCCAGCGGGCGCGTGTTCAAGCCCTCGGTGATCAAGGAGCTCGGCAGCCATCGCGTCGCGATCATCGGCCAGGCGTTTCCCTATGTGCCGATCGCGCATCCCAAGCGCTTCACGCCCGACTGGACCTTCGGCATCCGCGAGGAAGAGCTGCAGAAACACGTCGACGGCCTGCGCAGCACCGACAAGGTCGATGCGGTCATCCTGCTCTCGCACAACGGCATGGACGTCGATCTCAAGCTCGCAAGCCGCGTCACCGGCATCGACGTCATCCTTGGCGGCCATACCCATGACGCCGTGCCGCAGCCGATTGCCGTGACCAATGCCGGCGGCACCACGCTCGTCACCAATGCCGGCTCCAACGGGAAGTTTCTTGGCGTGCTCGATCTCGCGCTCGAGAAGGGCAAGGTCGGCGACGTCAGATATCATCTGCTGCCTGTCTATTCCGAGCTGCTCAAGCCCGATCCGGCCATGGCCGAATTGATCGGCCGGCTGCGCGCGCCGCATGTGACCGACTGGGCGGAGAAGATCGCCACCCCGGATCGCCTGCTCTATCGCCGCGACAATTTCGCCGGGCCCATGGACGAGCTGATCTGCACTGCGCTGCGCACCGAGCTCGACGCCGAGATCGCGCTGTCGCCGGGTTTCCGCTGGGGCGTCACCGCGCTGTCGGGCCAGGCGCTGACCATGGAGGATGTGCTCGCGGAGACCGCGATCAGCTATCCCGAGACCTATGTGCAGGAGATGACCGGCGCAGAGATCAAGAACGTGCTGGAAGACATCTGCGACAACCTCTTCAACGCCGATCCCTATTACCAGCAGGGCGGCGACATGGTGCGCGCCGGCGGGCTCAGCTACACCTGCAGCCCGACGAACGCGATCGGCAGCCGCATCTCGGAGCTGAAGCTCAGTGGCGGCAAGGCGATCAATGCGAGCCACCGCTACAAGGTCGCGGGCTGGGCCTCGGTCAACGGCCAGCAGGGCGCACCGGTGTGGGATGTCGTCGCCAAATATCTGCGCTCGGGCCGGATGCTTCAGGAACGGCTCGGCAGCGGCGTCACGCTGAAGGGCGTCGAGGGCAATCCGGGCATTGCGGGATAG
- a CDS encoding MBL fold metallo-hydrolase has protein sequence MIFRQLFDSVSGTYSYLLASRPGGEALILDPVLEKVDRYCQLLRELDLKLVKAVDTHLHADHVTGLGELRDRTHCMTVMGDQTKADVVAMRVADGDKVTIEGLSLDVMYTPGHTDDSYSYLMGDRVFTGDTLLIRGTGRTDFQNGSSRAQYESIFNRLLKLPDETMVFPAHDYKGDTVSTIGEEKRYNPRLQVRSVDEYIELMANLKLPNPKMMDVAVPANMRVGLHQEELEKEGRALSAAEAIRSLHRPDILLVDLRETNERMKHGMLEGALHTPYPSVEESLKPGGMLREVAAATGRRVVFFCAFGERSAMAVAAAKDAGLSNTAHIAGGIDAWKKAGGPVVR, from the coding sequence ATGATCTTCCGCCAGCTCTTCGACAGCGTTTCGGGCACTTACAGCTATCTGCTCGCGAGCCGCCCCGGTGGCGAGGCGTTGATCCTCGATCCCGTGCTGGAGAAGGTCGATCGCTATTGCCAGCTGCTGCGCGAGCTCGACCTCAAGCTGGTCAAGGCGGTCGACACTCATCTGCATGCCGACCACGTCACCGGGCTCGGCGAGCTGCGCGACCGCACCCATTGCATGACCGTGATGGGCGACCAGACCAAGGCCGACGTGGTGGCGATGCGGGTTGCCGATGGCGACAAGGTGACGATCGAGGGCTTGTCGCTCGACGTGATGTACACGCCCGGCCACACCGACGACTCCTATTCCTATCTGATGGGCGACCGCGTCTTCACCGGCGATACGCTGTTGATCCGCGGCACCGGCCGCACCGATTTCCAGAACGGTTCTTCGCGCGCGCAGTATGAGTCGATTTTCAACCGGCTGCTGAAACTGCCTGATGAGACGATGGTGTTTCCGGCGCACGACTACAAGGGCGACACCGTCTCCACCATCGGCGAGGAGAAGCGCTACAATCCGCGGCTCCAGGTGCGCTCGGTCGACGAATATATCGAGCTGATGGCGAACCTGAAGCTGCCCAATCCGAAGATGATGGACGTGGCGGTGCCCGCCAACATGCGCGTCGGCCTGCATCAGGAGGAACTGGAGAAGGAAGGCCGCGCGCTCAGCGCCGCGGAGGCGATCCGTTCGCTCCACCGGCCCGACATCCTGCTTGTCGATCTCCGCGAGACCAATGAGCGCATGAAGCACGGCATGCTCGAAGGCGCGCTGCACACGCCCTATCCGTCGGTCGAGGAGAGCCTGAAGCCCGGCGGCATGCTGCGCGAGGTCGCCGCCGCCACGGGCCGCCGAGTCGTGTTCTTCTGCGCCTTCGGCGAGCGCTCGGCGATGGCGGTGGCCGCCGCGAAGGATGCGGGATTATCGAACACCGCGCACATTGCCGGCGGCATCGATGCCTGGAAGAAGGCGGGCGGGCCGGTGGTGCGTTGA
- a CDS encoding MFS transporter, with product MADVLAAPQQGKADSALRTLTGISIAHWVSHFHLLVLPMLFPFLKEKLGVGYVELGFALTVSAVVSGLTQAPTGYLVDHFGARKLLLCGLTLGGLALILLGLHLSYPALIACAVLLGLANSVYHPADYAILAEHMDEARMGRAFSVHTFAGYLGGAVTPAIVAALVTVSGGVGALIASGAIAILVALLLVAMGIPEAGAHKKKPGHAAAPKQAVITPALIMLTVLFTLLSLSVAGINNFGVVALMSGYGASYSIANVALTAFLGCSAVGVLAGGFLADYTEHHGYVAAACFAANAAIVLLIALVTLPGWVLTATMATAGFLSGVIAPSRDMLVRNAAPPGAAGRAFGIVSTGFNLGGIVSPLLFGWIMDQSAPHWVFGASVIFMLATVVLSPFTERRAQGKAN from the coding sequence ATGGCCGATGTTCTCGCCGCACCGCAACAAGGCAAGGCGGACAGCGCGCTGCGTACCCTGACGGGAATCTCGATCGCGCATTGGGTCAGCCATTTCCATCTGCTGGTCCTGCCGATGCTGTTTCCGTTCCTGAAGGAGAAGCTCGGCGTCGGCTATGTCGAACTCGGCTTTGCGCTGACCGTGTCCGCGGTGGTGTCGGGGCTGACGCAGGCGCCGACCGGCTATCTCGTCGACCATTTTGGCGCGCGGAAGCTTCTGCTGTGCGGCCTCACGCTCGGCGGCCTCGCGCTGATCCTGCTCGGCCTGCATCTCAGCTACCCCGCGCTGATCGCCTGCGCGGTGCTGCTCGGACTCGCCAACAGCGTCTATCACCCCGCCGACTACGCCATCCTCGCCGAGCACATGGACGAGGCACGGATGGGCCGTGCCTTCTCGGTCCACACCTTTGCCGGCTATCTCGGCGGCGCGGTGACGCCGGCGATCGTGGCTGCGCTGGTCACGGTGTCCGGCGGTGTCGGCGCGCTGATCGCCTCGGGCGCGATCGCCATCCTGGTGGCGCTGCTGCTGGTGGCCATGGGCATCCCCGAAGCCGGCGCGCACAAGAAGAAGCCGGGCCACGCAGCCGCGCCGAAGCAGGCCGTGATCACGCCGGCGCTGATCATGCTCACTGTGCTGTTCACGCTGCTCAGCCTGTCGGTCGCCGGCATCAACAATTTCGGCGTGGTGGCGCTGATGAGCGGCTATGGGGCGTCCTATTCGATCGCCAATGTCGCGCTGACGGCGTTCCTTGGCTGCAGCGCCGTGGGTGTGCTCGCGGGCGGCTTCCTCGCCGATTACACCGAGCATCACGGCTATGTCGCCGCCGCCTGCTTTGCCGCCAACGCAGCGATCGTGCTGCTGATCGCGCTGGTCACGCTGCCCGGCTGGGTCTTGACCGCGACGATGGCGACCGCGGGCTTCCTCTCCGGCGTGATCGCCCCGTCGCGGGACATGCTGGTGCGCAACGCCGCGCCTCCCGGCGCCGCCGGGCGCGCCTTCGGCATCGTCTCCACCGGCTTCAATCTCGGCGGCATCGTCTCGCCGCTGCTGTTCGGCTGGATCATGGACCAAAGCGCGCCGCACTGGGTGTTCGGGGCCTCCGTGATCTTCATGCTGGCGACGGTGGTGCTGTCGCCGTTCACCGAGCGGCGGGCGCAAGGTAAGGCGAATTGA